In Nocardioides sp. zg-1228, a single window of DNA contains:
- a CDS encoding DUF4185 domain-containing protein, with the protein MAGDVGSRQRARRTTAVACLVVVLAHGVALAMIARSADAQEPHQVPLLVAAPAVVASSLADDADTMAGAPFDATWTDDEDEARSAVHDGTAVAAVLVDLRTTRDVVLVNARADAALNDAVTDRLETISASRDRTFAVEELAVEDSDAAERVRWFVLLAGVLGLGVALVLSLVRGRAGGSDRSRLLPAVVALGGVAVTGAAVLQLAPATRLPGDDPAVIGIGALYVFTMGAVVLGAEALAGVVGLATATAAHFVLATPLLFATDPYLLPPSWAAATGWMPTSAAQGALAEVARVEPAARQHVLAITAAAAVALLVLALAHRMRERSREPGAAMPVRHWRLWVLGAVAPLAAVLGLVTAFVPTDVVGAASLPSVATRTTCVDRGVRPTTVAQLNAQVADLQGVPAFQGGDVGADVQLGDGRFLVVFGDTLRAPAFDGPRLVRNSMMLWQADCVSVVLPPSRGALIPDRRDGVGYWPMSTAVSHRPGYDLVLVSAQRVAATGAGSFDFANLGPSLAVFVVADGATPQLIEVEDIGPDDPRRSPPEWGAAMAVADRWLYLYGTANPDQEGVFGFSLRVARVRPNDVLDVSRWRFWDGSAWQRDAGEAARLIPAAGGVSQTLSVFRRGGRWYALSKLDGDLGDQLVLWTAPRPTGPFTRTAPVASLPVNPDSGAITYMPLAHPQLFPRPGTVVASYSNNNVDARRITEDPRLYRPTFLRVRLPG; encoded by the coding sequence GTGGCAGGCGACGTGGGATCGAGGCAGCGAGCGCGTCGTACGACCGCCGTGGCGTGCCTGGTCGTGGTGCTCGCCCACGGGGTCGCGTTGGCGATGATCGCCCGGAGCGCCGATGCCCAGGAGCCGCACCAGGTCCCGCTGCTGGTCGCCGCACCGGCGGTGGTCGCGTCGTCGCTCGCCGACGACGCCGACACCATGGCGGGCGCGCCGTTCGACGCCACCTGGACCGACGACGAGGACGAGGCCCGCAGCGCCGTGCACGACGGCACGGCCGTCGCTGCCGTGCTGGTCGACCTGCGCACCACCCGGGACGTCGTGCTCGTCAACGCACGGGCCGACGCGGCGCTCAACGACGCGGTCACCGACCGGCTCGAGACCATCTCCGCCTCCAGGGACCGGACCTTCGCCGTCGAGGAGCTCGCCGTGGAGGACTCGGACGCCGCAGAGCGGGTCCGCTGGTTCGTCCTGCTGGCGGGCGTGCTGGGACTCGGCGTCGCGCTGGTGCTCTCACTGGTGCGGGGCCGGGCCGGCGGGTCCGACCGGTCGCGCCTGCTGCCGGCAGTCGTCGCCCTCGGTGGGGTCGCCGTCACCGGCGCCGCGGTGCTCCAGCTCGCCCCCGCGACGCGGCTGCCCGGCGACGACCCGGCCGTCATCGGCATCGGCGCGCTGTACGTGTTCACGATGGGCGCGGTCGTCCTCGGTGCCGAGGCGCTGGCAGGAGTGGTCGGGCTGGCCACCGCCACGGCGGCGCACTTCGTGCTCGCCACGCCGCTGCTGTTCGCCACCGACCCCTACCTGCTGCCCCCCTCCTGGGCGGCCGCGACCGGGTGGATGCCGACCAGCGCGGCGCAGGGGGCGCTCGCTGAGGTGGCCCGCGTCGAGCCCGCAGCGCGCCAGCACGTGCTCGCGATCACCGCCGCTGCGGCGGTCGCCCTGCTCGTGCTGGCGCTCGCCCACCGGATGCGCGAGCGATCCCGGGAGCCAGGGGCGGCGATGCCGGTGCGGCACTGGCGGCTGTGGGTGCTGGGTGCCGTGGCGCCGCTGGCGGCGGTGCTGGGACTGGTGACCGCCTTCGTGCCGACCGACGTGGTCGGCGCCGCGTCACTGCCCAGCGTGGCGACCCGGACCACGTGCGTCGATCGTGGCGTCCGGCCCACGACCGTGGCCCAGCTGAACGCCCAGGTCGCAGACCTGCAGGGGGTCCCGGCGTTCCAGGGCGGCGACGTGGGGGCCGACGTCCAGCTCGGCGACGGCCGGTTCCTCGTCGTCTTCGGCGACACGCTGCGTGCCCCGGCCTTCGACGGACCGCGGCTTGTGCGCAACTCGATGATGCTCTGGCAGGCCGACTGCGTCTCGGTGGTGCTCCCGCCCTCCCGGGGCGCGCTCATCCCCGACCGCCGCGACGGGGTCGGCTACTGGCCGATGTCGACCGCCGTGTCCCACCGCCCCGGCTACGACCTCGTGCTGGTCTCGGCCCAGCGCGTCGCCGCCACCGGAGCCGGCTCGTTCGACTTCGCCAACCTCGGGCCGTCCCTGGCGGTGTTCGTGGTGGCCGACGGCGCGACGCCGCAGCTCATCGAGGTCGAGGACATCGGACCCGACGACCCGCGGCGGAGCCCGCCGGAGTGGGGGGCGGCGATGGCCGTCGCCGACCGGTGGCTCTACCTCTACGGGACCGCCAACCCCGACCAGGAGGGCGTCTTCGGATTCTCCCTCCGGGTCGCGCGCGTGCGCCCCAACGACGTGCTCGACGTCTCGCGCTGGCGCTTCTGGGACGGCAGCGCCTGGCAGCGCGACGCCGGCGAGGCGGCCCGGCTCATCCCTGCCGCCGGAGGCGTGTCGCAGACGCTGAGCGTCTTCCGCCGCGGTGGGCGCTGGTACGCCCTGAGCAAGCTGGACGGCGACCTCGGCGACCAGCTGGTGCTGTGGACCGCCCCCCGTCCGACCGGACCCTTCACCCGGACGGCGCCGGTCGCGTCGTTGCCCGTCAACCCCGACTCCGGCGCGATCACCTACATGCCGCTCGCGCACCCGCAGCTGTTCCCCCGGCCCGGGACCGTGGTGGCGTCCTACAGCAACAACAACGTCGACGCCCGGAGGATCACGGAGGATCCGCGCCTCTACCGTCCGACGTTCCTGCGCGTCCGGCTGCCGGGGTGA
- a CDS encoding GNAT family N-acetyltransferase: MDHGSPSSGRAAAAATGATASGLRIERLPITHRDAQLLVEAVQEEYVARYGGRDESPVDPADFEDPLGQFFVGYLDGVPVATGAWRRSSVTALGAEVSAEVKRMYVVPAAQRRGLARRMLAHLEATAADAGIEVLVLETGIKQPEAIELYLSSGYEPIPGFGHYCGSELSRCFGRRI, translated from the coding sequence ATGGACCACGGCTCGCCGTCCTCCGGCCGCGCAGCGGCCGCGGCGACCGGGGCCACGGCGTCCGGGCTGCGCATCGAGCGGCTCCCGATCACCCACCGCGACGCGCAGCTGCTGGTGGAGGCGGTCCAGGAGGAGTACGTCGCGCGCTACGGCGGTCGCGACGAGTCGCCGGTCGACCCGGCCGACTTCGAGGACCCGCTCGGGCAGTTCTTCGTCGGCTACCTCGACGGCGTCCCGGTCGCCACCGGCGCGTGGCGGCGCAGCTCGGTGACGGCGCTGGGCGCCGAGGTGAGCGCCGAGGTCAAGCGGATGTACGTCGTGCCCGCGGCCCAGCGGCGCGGCCTGGCGCGGCGGATGCTCGCCCACCTCGAGGCGACCGCCGCCGACGCCGGGATCGAGGTGCTCGTGCTGGAGACCGGGATCAAGCAGCCGGAGGCGATCGAGCTCTACCTGTCCTCGGGCTACGAGCCGATCCCCGGGTTCGGCCACTACTGCGGCTCCGAGCTCAGCCGCTGCTTCGGCCGGCGCATCTGA
- the serC gene encoding phosphoserine transaminase, translated as MTDALQIPAELLPADGRFGAGPSKIQTSHLDALAATGSSLMGTSHRQAPVKKTVGRVREGLTALFDLPDGYEIVLGNGGATAFWDIACFGLIREKSQHLSFGEFSSKFATSAKKAPWLADPTVITSEPGSRPDAVAEEGVDAYAWAHNETSTAVMAPVRRPAGVADDALVLVDATSGAGGLPVDLDQVDAYYFAPQKCFASDGGLWIALMSPRALARAEEIAASGRYVPPFFDLPTAIDNSSKNQTYNTPSVATLFLMAEQLDWMNSQGGLKGMVERTTASSDALYGWAERTSYTTPYVAEPADRSLVIGTIDFDDSIDAAAVAATLRANGIVDTEPYRKLGRNQLRIAMYPAVDPADVEKLTAAIDHVVAHS; from the coding sequence ATGACCGACGCCCTGCAGATCCCCGCCGAGCTCCTCCCGGCCGATGGCCGCTTCGGCGCGGGTCCGTCCAAGATCCAGACCAGCCACCTCGACGCCCTCGCCGCGACCGGCTCCTCGCTGATGGGCACCTCCCACCGACAGGCCCCGGTGAAGAAGACGGTCGGCCGGGTCCGCGAGGGCCTCACCGCGCTCTTCGACCTGCCCGACGGCTACGAGATCGTGCTCGGCAACGGCGGGGCGACCGCCTTCTGGGACATCGCCTGCTTCGGCCTGATCCGCGAGAAGAGCCAGCACCTGTCCTTCGGCGAGTTCTCCTCCAAGTTCGCCACGTCGGCCAAGAAGGCTCCCTGGCTGGCCGACCCGACGGTGATCACCAGCGAGCCGGGCTCGCGGCCCGACGCGGTCGCCGAGGAGGGCGTCGACGCCTACGCCTGGGCGCACAACGAGACCTCCACCGCGGTGATGGCGCCCGTACGCCGTCCGGCCGGGGTGGCCGACGACGCGCTGGTGCTGGTCGACGCGACCTCCGGCGCCGGCGGCCTGCCGGTCGACCTCGACCAGGTCGACGCCTACTACTTCGCGCCGCAGAAGTGCTTCGCCTCCGACGGCGGCCTGTGGATCGCCCTCATGTCACCGCGCGCCCTGGCCCGCGCCGAGGAGATCGCCGCGAGCGGGCGCTACGTCCCGCCGTTCTTCGACCTGCCGACCGCGATCGACAACTCCTCGAAGAACCAGACCTACAACACCCCGTCGGTCGCGACCCTCTTCCTGATGGCCGAGCAGCTCGACTGGATGAACAGCCAGGGTGGGCTGAAGGGGATGGTCGAGCGCACGACCGCCAGCTCCGACGCGCTCTACGGATGGGCCGAGCGGACGTCCTACACCACGCCCTACGTCGCCGAGCCGGCCGACCGCTCGCTCGTGATCGGCACCATCGACTTCGACGACTCGATCGACGCGGCCGCCGTCGCTGCCACCCTGCGCGCCAACGGCATCGTGGACACCGAGCCCTACCGCAAGCTCGGGCGCAACCAGCTCCGCATCGCGATGTACCCCGCGGTCGACCCAGCCGACGTGGAGAAGCTCACCGCCGCGATCGACCACGTCGTCGCCCACAGCTGA
- a CDS encoding DNA topoisomerase IB: protein MPRLRRTFPDQPGWTRRRAGKGFVYLDQHGERLDPDQVQRCKDLVIPPAWKDVWITPHPHGHLQAVGTDDAGRRQYLYHPQWRASRDAAKFDRILLFGKALSRARERVLADIGAEGMSQERACAVAVRLLDLGYFRIGNDVYTDTNGSFGLTTMRKEHVSRHRGGMRFCFTGKSGVEHCIDIDDPSAVSALEVMRRRRGGGDELLAWKDGRTWRDLSSSDVNDYIRGCFGIEATAKDFRTWHATVIAAAVLADSDEPGATKASRKRAVSAAMKEVSEFLGNTPTLARTAYVDPRVVEAYERGRTITVRGSYDTDDARQAALERAVLKLLAA, encoded by the coding sequence ATGCCGCGACTGAGGCGCACGTTTCCCGACCAGCCCGGCTGGACCCGGCGCCGGGCGGGCAAGGGCTTCGTCTACCTCGACCAGCACGGCGAGCGCCTCGACCCCGACCAGGTCCAGCGCTGCAAGGACCTCGTCATCCCGCCGGCGTGGAAGGACGTGTGGATCACGCCCCACCCCCACGGCCACCTCCAGGCCGTCGGCACCGACGACGCCGGGCGCCGCCAATACCTCTACCACCCGCAGTGGCGGGCCAGCCGCGACGCGGCCAAGTTCGACCGGATCCTCCTGTTCGGCAAGGCGCTCTCCCGGGCCCGCGAGCGGGTGCTGGCCGACATCGGGGCCGAGGGCATGTCGCAGGAGCGGGCGTGCGCGGTCGCCGTGCGCCTGCTCGACCTCGGCTACTTCCGCATCGGCAACGACGTCTACACCGACACCAACGGCTCCTTCGGCCTCACCACCATGCGCAAGGAGCACGTCTCGCGCCACCGGGGCGGCATGCGCTTCTGCTTCACCGGCAAGTCGGGCGTCGAGCACTGCATCGACATCGACGACCCGTCGGCGGTGAGCGCCCTCGAGGTGATGCGTCGTCGCCGCGGTGGCGGTGACGAGCTCCTGGCCTGGAAGGACGGCCGCACCTGGCGCGACCTGTCCTCCTCCGACGTCAATGACTACATCCGTGGCTGCTTCGGCATCGAGGCGACCGCCAAGGACTTCCGCACCTGGCACGCCACGGTCATCGCGGCGGCCGTCCTCGCCGACTCCGACGAGCCGGGCGCGACGAAGGCGTCGCGCAAGCGGGCGGTGTCCGCGGCGATGAAGGAGGTCTCGGAGTTCCTGGGCAACACCCCGACCCTCGCCCGGACGGCCTACGTCGACCCGCGCGTGGTCGAGGCCTACGAGCGCGGCAGGACGATCACGGTGCGCGGGTCCTACGACACCGACGACGCCCGGCAGGCGGCGCTGGAGCGCGCCGTGCTCAAGCTGCTGGCGGCCTGA
- a CDS encoding O-acetyl-ADP-ribose deacetylase: MRLTVVEGDITTQEVDAVVNAANRRMRGGGGVDGAIHAAGGPEVLDDCRRRFPHGLATGAAGWTAAGRMPARWVIHVVGPNWNAGERDRSLLESCYSGALAVADELGARSVAFPLVSAGVYGWPRDDAIAAAVDTLRATPTSVEEARLVAFGATAYDEIREVLSRRPPPG, encoded by the coding sequence GTGCGGCTCACCGTCGTCGAGGGCGACATCACCACCCAGGAGGTCGATGCCGTCGTCAACGCCGCCAACCGCCGGATGCGCGGCGGCGGAGGCGTCGACGGGGCGATCCACGCCGCGGGCGGCCCGGAGGTGCTCGACGACTGCCGGCGACGCTTCCCCCACGGGCTCGCCACCGGCGCGGCCGGATGGACCGCCGCCGGCCGGATGCCCGCCCGCTGGGTGATCCACGTGGTCGGTCCCAACTGGAACGCCGGCGAGCGCGACCGGTCGCTGCTCGAGTCGTGCTACTCCGGAGCCCTCGCGGTGGCCGACGAGCTCGGAGCCCGCTCGGTGGCCTTCCCCCTCGTCAGTGCCGGGGTCTACGGGTGGCCGCGCGACGACGCGATCGCCGCCGCCGTCGACACGCTGCGCGCGACGCCGACCTCGGTGGAGGAGGCCCGGCTCGTGGCCTTCGGCGCGACGGCGTACGACGAGATCCGCGAGGTGCTGTCGAGGCGACCACCGCCGGGCTGA
- a CDS encoding protealysin inhibitor emfourin, which translates to MTTSRAARCTFIPPWLVERVDGPERAAADEALRRERAARSGVRPEPSPIGGATAAWTVHDAGSSTSLPGTPARSAGEPATGDVAVDEAAAGIEATLLMFLDDLGRDSYDGAGAPVSLTVHYGSRYNNAFWDGIQLVLGDGDGRVFERFTKPVDVLAHEFSHAVVERTAALAYEGQSGALNESVADAFASCLKQRLLGQDAAEGDWLIGEGIFLPRVRARALRDLAAPGTAYDDPEIGADPQVGHLDDYVETTDDSGGVHLNSGIPNKAFQLAAVAIGGRAVEGAGRIWYDALVGGDVPSRATFATFAAATVAAAGEHADAVREAWARVGVEPARTGAAASTQPEPGRQPQPGVAGGRLRVERSGGFAGRTEAAEVDLDPADPDLGRLVTEAVLGAATADGPPRPDMFVYTFAVDDRAPVRVPEHLLTASQAELAGRVLRADAGREG; encoded by the coding sequence ATGACCACGTCTCGGGCCGCGCGCTGCACCTTCATCCCACCCTGGCTCGTGGAGCGGGTCGACGGCCCCGAGCGCGCCGCCGCCGACGAGGCGCTGCGCCGCGAGCGGGCCGCCCGCAGCGGGGTCCGGCCGGAGCCCTCCCCGATCGGGGGTGCGACCGCGGCGTGGACGGTGCACGACGCCGGGTCGAGCACCTCGCTGCCCGGCACCCCCGCCCGGAGCGCGGGCGAGCCCGCGACCGGTGACGTGGCGGTCGACGAGGCCGCCGCCGGCATCGAGGCGACGCTGCTGATGTTCCTCGACGACCTGGGGCGCGACTCCTACGACGGCGCGGGCGCCCCCGTCAGCCTGACCGTCCACTACGGCTCGCGCTACAACAACGCGTTCTGGGACGGCATCCAGCTGGTCCTCGGCGACGGCGACGGCCGCGTGTTCGAGCGCTTCACCAAGCCCGTCGACGTCCTGGCCCACGAGTTCTCCCACGCCGTCGTCGAGCGCACCGCCGCCCTCGCCTACGAGGGCCAGTCCGGTGCCCTCAACGAGTCGGTGGCCGACGCCTTCGCCTCCTGCCTCAAGCAGCGCCTCCTCGGCCAGGACGCGGCCGAGGGCGACTGGCTCATCGGCGAGGGCATCTTCCTGCCGCGCGTGCGGGCCCGGGCGCTGCGTGACCTGGCTGCTCCCGGCACCGCCTACGACGACCCGGAGATCGGCGCCGACCCGCAGGTGGGCCACCTGGACGACTACGTCGAGACCACCGACGACAGCGGTGGCGTCCACCTCAACTCCGGCATCCCCAACAAGGCGTTCCAGCTCGCCGCCGTCGCGATCGGCGGCCGGGCCGTCGAGGGTGCCGGCCGCATCTGGTACGACGCACTCGTCGGCGGCGATGTCCCGTCTCGGGCCACCTTCGCGACCTTCGCCGCGGCCACCGTGGCCGCAGCCGGGGAGCACGCCGACGCGGTCCGCGAGGCGTGGGCCCGGGTCGGCGTCGAGCCGGCCCGCACCGGTGCCGCCGCATCCACCCAGCCCGAGCCCGGGCGCCAGCCCCAGCCGGGGGTCGCCGGGGGGCGGCTCCGCGTCGAGCGCAGCGGCGGCTTCGCCGGCCGCACCGAGGCGGCCGAGGTCGACCTCGACCCCGCCGACCCCGACCTCGGCCGGTTGGTGACCGAGGCGGTGCTGGGCGCGGCCACCGCTGACGGCCCGCCGCGGCCCGACATGTTCGTCTACACCTTCGCCGTCGACGACCGGGCGCCGGTGCGGGTGCCCGAGCACCTGCTGACCGCCAGCCAGGCCGAGCTGGCCGGCCGGGTCCTGCGCGCCGACGCCGGACGGGAGGGCTGA
- the typA gene encoding translational GTPase TypA: MSLQSRSDLRNVAIVAHVDHGKTTLVDAMLRQAGAFTAHQAESVADRVMDSGDLEREKGITILAKNTAVHYAGPAGGGQPMVINIIDTPGHADFGGEVERGLSMVDGIVLLVDASEGPLPQTRFVLRKALNADMPVILVVNKTDRSDARITEVVEESYELFMDLLDESHSQDALDFPVVYASGKAGIASLEQPENGSMPEGTDLEPLFKTILETIPAPQYDDEAPLQAHVTNLDSSPFLGRLALLRVHQGTLKKGQTVAWMKRDGTVRNVRITELLVTEGLERKPGESAGPGDIVAIAGIPDITIGETLADSDNPVALPLIHVDEPAISMTIGTNTSPLVGKVKGSKVTARLVKDRLDAELIGNVSLRVLPTERPDAWEVQGRGELALAILVEQMRREGFELTVGKPQVVTREIDGKVHEPFERLTIDAPEEYLGTITELLASRKGRMEGMTNHGTGWVRMDFVVPSRGLIGFRTEFLTETRGTGIAHHISEGYFPWAGEIRSRNNGSLVADRAGAATAYAMTSLQERGVLFVEPATEVYEGMIVGENSRADDMDVNITKEKQQTNIRSATSDNFEKLIPPKRLSLEQCLEFCREDECVEVTPEQVRIRKVVLDANARAKTASRARKANK; encoded by the coding sequence ATGTCCCTCCAGTCCCGCTCCGACCTGCGCAACGTCGCGATCGTCGCACACGTCGACCACGGCAAGACCACGCTGGTCGACGCGATGCTCCGCCAGGCCGGTGCGTTCACCGCGCACCAGGCCGAGAGCGTCGCCGACCGCGTCATGGACTCCGGCGACCTCGAGCGCGAGAAGGGCATCACCATCCTCGCGAAGAACACCGCGGTCCACTACGCCGGTCCCGCCGGCGGCGGCCAGCCGATGGTCATCAACATCATCGACACCCCCGGCCACGCCGACTTCGGTGGCGAGGTCGAGCGCGGCCTGTCGATGGTCGACGGCATCGTGCTGCTCGTCGACGCCTCCGAGGGTCCGCTCCCCCAGACCCGCTTCGTGCTCCGCAAGGCGCTCAACGCCGACATGCCGGTGATCCTGGTCGTCAACAAGACCGACCGCAGCGACGCCCGCATCACCGAGGTCGTCGAGGAGTCCTACGAGCTCTTCATGGACCTCCTCGACGAGTCGCACAGCCAGGACGCGCTCGACTTCCCCGTCGTCTACGCCTCCGGCAAGGCCGGCATCGCCTCGCTCGAGCAGCCCGAGAACGGCTCGATGCCCGAGGGCACCGACCTCGAGCCGCTCTTCAAGACGATCCTCGAGACCATCCCCGCCCCGCAGTACGACGACGAGGCGCCGCTGCAGGCCCACGTCACCAACCTCGACTCCTCGCCGTTCCTCGGTCGCCTCGCGCTGCTGCGCGTCCACCAGGGCACCCTGAAGAAGGGCCAGACCGTCGCGTGGATGAAGCGCGACGGCACCGTGAGGAACGTCCGCATCACCGAGCTCCTCGTCACCGAGGGCCTCGAGCGCAAGCCGGGCGAGTCGGCCGGCCCCGGCGACATCGTCGCCATCGCCGGCATCCCCGACATCACGATCGGTGAGACCCTCGCCGACTCCGACAACCCCGTCGCGCTGCCGCTCATCCATGTCGACGAGCCGGCGATCTCGATGACCATCGGCACCAACACCTCGCCGCTCGTCGGCAAGGTCAAGGGCTCCAAGGTCACCGCGCGCCTGGTCAAGGACCGCCTGGACGCCGAGCTCATCGGCAACGTCTCGCTCCGCGTCCTGCCGACCGAGCGCCCCGACGCCTGGGAGGTCCAGGGCCGCGGCGAGCTCGCCCTGGCGATCCTCGTCGAGCAGATGCGCCGCGAGGGCTTCGAGCTCACCGTCGGCAAGCCGCAGGTGGTCACCCGCGAGATCGACGGCAAGGTCCACGAGCCCTTCGAGCGGCTGACCATCGACGCCCCGGAGGAGTACCTCGGCACCATCACCGAGCTCCTGGCCAGCCGCAAGGGCCGCATGGAGGGCATGACCAACCACGGCACGGGCTGGGTCCGGATGGACTTCGTCGTCCCCTCCCGCGGCCTGATCGGCTTCCGCACCGAGTTCCTCACCGAGACCCGCGGCACGGGCATCGCCCACCACATCTCCGAGGGCTACTTCCCGTGGGCCGGTGAGATCCGCTCGCGCAACAACGGCTCGCTGGTCGCCGACCGCGCCGGCGCGGCGACGGCGTACGCGATGACGTCGCTGCAGGAGCGCGGCGTGCTCTTCGTCGAGCCCGCCACCGAGGTCTACGAGGGCATGATCGTGGGCGAGAACTCCCGCGCCGACGACATGGACGTCAACATCACCAAGGAGAAGCAGCAGACCAACATCCGCTCCGCCACCTCCGACAACTTCGAGAAGCTGATCCCGCCGAAGCGGCTCTCGCTCGAGCAGTGCCTGGAGTTCTGCCGCGAGGACGAGTGCGTCGAGGTCACGCCGGAGCAGGTGCGCATCCGCAAGGTCGTGCTCGACGCCAACGCCCGCGCCAAGACGGCGTCGCGGGCCCGCAAGGCCAACAAGTAG
- a CDS encoding MFS transporter, whose protein sequence is MPSTSARPDAEAPDDSRRVSMLLGLLFGLAGMGSSSAAVALALLGEDLGVSAGLAAWVISLYVLMLAVTTALYGRISDLVGVRGPLLAGLVLMSVGALVAALAPTFEVLLGARLLQGAGAAAVPTLGVTILSAKYTGEVRGLAFGRLAGVAAAVSCLGPLIGGLVEAAWGWRAVMALPILGALVVPLLWRALPTGGSGARLDVVGAVVVALTAAGMVLLVQSPSAGLVVAAVGATLLVLGVPAVRASVRRRPDGFLPVEVIRNATVVRSAVAASAVPASWFAMLIAVPAVLLGEGWQAWQVGLAMVPSAAVALLVPQVSGPMLTRIGAGRSLAVAALVASAALLVSAAGAHWTSATVLVVGIVLVTFAFGVGQPALSAVVGDAVHEEVRGVALGVSTLLFLIGGSVGSAVVAGVSGPLGMPLGLLLLALLPLLGLVVLAPTLRPDLVEPVVTD, encoded by the coding sequence ATGCCCTCCACGTCCGCACGCCCCGACGCCGAGGCCCCGGACGACTCCCGCCGGGTCTCGATGCTGCTGGGCCTGCTCTTCGGCCTGGCCGGCATGGGCTCGTCAAGCGCCGCGGTAGCGCTGGCCCTCCTCGGCGAGGACCTCGGTGTGAGCGCGGGGCTCGCCGCGTGGGTCATCAGCCTCTACGTCCTGATGCTGGCGGTCACCACCGCGCTCTACGGCCGGATCTCCGACCTCGTCGGCGTCCGGGGGCCGCTCCTGGCCGGCCTGGTGCTGATGTCGGTGGGGGCGCTGGTCGCCGCGCTCGCCCCGACGTTCGAGGTGCTCCTGGGCGCGCGGCTGCTGCAGGGCGCCGGCGCCGCCGCCGTGCCGACGCTGGGCGTCACCATCCTGTCCGCGAAGTACACCGGCGAGGTGCGCGGCCTGGCGTTCGGTCGCCTCGCCGGCGTCGCCGCCGCCGTCAGCTGCCTGGGCCCGCTGATCGGCGGCCTGGTGGAGGCGGCCTGGGGCTGGCGAGCGGTCATGGCCCTGCCCATCCTCGGGGCCCTCGTCGTGCCGCTGCTGTGGCGTGCGCTGCCGACCGGCGGGAGCGGGGCCCGCCTCGACGTCGTCGGCGCTGTCGTCGTGGCCCTCACCGCCGCCGGCATGGTGCTGCTCGTCCAGTCGCCGTCGGCGGGCCTGGTGGTGGCGGCGGTGGGCGCGACCCTGCTGGTCCTCGGCGTCCCCGCGGTCCGTGCCTCCGTACGTCGTCGCCCCGACGGCTTCCTGCCGGTCGAGGTGATCCGCAACGCCACCGTCGTGCGGAGCGCCGTGGCCGCCTCCGCGGTCCCCGCCTCGTGGTTCGCGATGCTCATCGCGGTCCCCGCCGTGCTGCTCGGGGAGGGCTGGCAGGCGTGGCAGGTCGGCCTGGCCATGGTGCCGAGCGCGGCAGTGGCGCTCCTCGTCCCGCAGGTCTCCGGTCCGATGCTCACCCGGATCGGGGCCGGGCGCTCGCTCGCCGTCGCCGCGCTGGTGGCCTCGGCCGCGCTGCTGGTCTCTGCGGCGGGAGCCCACTGGACGAGCGCGACCGTGCTGGTGGTCGGCATCGTCCTGGTGACGTTCGCCTTCGGCGTCGGCCAGCCCGCGTTGAGCGCGGTGGTCGGCGACGCCGTGCACGAGGAGGTGCGGGGCGTGGCGCTGGGCGTCTCGACGCTGCTGTTCCTCATCGGCGGCAGCGTCGGCTCGGCCGTCGTGGCCGGCGTGAGCGGACCGCTGGGCATGCCGCTCGGCCTGCTCCTGCTCGCGCTCCTGCCGTTGCTCGGGCTCGTCGTGCTGGCCCCGACCCTGCGGCCCGACCTGGTCGAGCCCGTCGTCACCGACTGA
- a CDS encoding DUF1707 domain-containing protein, with protein MSMPPHHTPSAPGDDAYARWRRLQEQADAERDALFVSDAERDQVCRRLSAAFSEGRITAPELDERTSLALAARTYGDLEDVMAGLEAPAMPVPHPLVAAPPARSQSIVPRLLFWVVGLFTAPFILGGSGLLLFGDGPGSWIAGIVMLVLFLPGLVALYRWAHPRR; from the coding sequence ATGAGCATGCCGCCGCACCACACCCCATCGGCTCCGGGCGACGACGCCTACGCGCGGTGGCGGCGCCTGCAGGAGCAGGCCGACGCCGAGCGCGACGCCCTCTTCGTCTCCGACGCCGAGCGGGACCAGGTGTGCCGCCGGCTGTCGGCCGCCTTCAGCGAGGGCCGCATCACCGCCCCCGAGCTCGACGAGCGCACCTCCCTGGCCCTCGCTGCGCGCACCTACGGCGACCTCGAGGACGTGATGGCGGGGCTCGAGGCTCCTGCCATGCCGGTCCCCCACCCGCTCGTGGCCGCACCGCCCGCCCGCTCGCAGAGCATCGTGCCCCGGCTGCTCTTCTGGGTGGTCGGGCTGTTCACCGCGCCGTTCATCCTCGGCGGCAGCGGCCTGCTGCTCTTCGGCGACGGCCCGGGCTCGTGGATCGCCGGCATCGTGATGCTCGTGCTGTTCCTGCCGGGCCTGGTCGCGCTCTACCGCTGGGCGCACCCCCGCCGCTGA